The stretch of DNA AACTGCGCACCGTTGGCTTGGCTTCCACGGATTCCGACTGGGCAAGAGTGAAGTTGTCCAGGCCCGGAGCGCTGCGAGGCGATATTGGCGTATGTGCGTGGGTGGAGAAGACGAGAACTCGCTCGGTCATCTGGTCTTAGCAGCACAGCAGGGATTTGACGGTGTGATTCACGTACACCCTTTCGGATGCATGCCAGGAACAGTAGTCCAGCCTGCCATGACCATGGCGAGCCGGGACTACGACATACCCTATCTGTCCCTATCGCTCGACGAGCACACAAGCGAGGCTGGTGTCCTCACCCGCCTTGAGGCATTCGTCTCCCTCCTCAAACGCCGCGGCCCCGGGGCTGTCAGACGAACGCAGAAGCCAGCTGGAAGATAGCAGACGCGGGACCACCGCGTCATTCATTCCCTAATCCTGCACCCTGACATCTGCAGGCAACTACTAAACTTCTTACTGCCTCAGCTTTCGGAATTCCTCGGTCAGAAGCGGCACCACCTTGAACAGATCACCGACCACCCCGTAGTCAGCTACCTTGAAGATGTTCGCTTCTGGATCCTTGTTTATCGCCACAATGCACCTTGAATTCACCATACCAACCAGGTGCTGAATCGCGCCTGAAATGCCGCACGCGATGTAGACCGTGGGCGCAACAACCTTACCGGTCTGACCGACTTGATCCTGGTGGTCGCGCCAGCCGGCATCCACTGCAGCCCGTGATGCGCCGACCGCGGCACCAATAGTCTTGGCCAGCTCCTCAAGCAAGGCAAAATTCTCCGGACCCTTCATACCCCGCCCGCCTGACACGATAACCTCGGCCTCGGTAAGCTCGACCGTCTCGCGCACAACTTTCACTATCTCGGCGACAGTGGAGCGCAACTGGGCGGGTTTTACGTCCGCGGCAACAACAGTCCCCACTCGCTCACTCTCACACTGCTGCCCCACGGCCCGAGGACGCATCGAGATAACTAACGGCTTTGTGCCCGTTGCCTTGACCCGGGATAATGCCTTGCCGGCATAAATTGGCCTAGTTGCGACAAGTTCAGCCCTGTCGTCAAACTCGATTCCAATGCAGTCCTGCAGAAGCTGGGTTTCGAGCCGGGCCGCAACGCTTGAAGCAAGGTCCTTGCCCAGAGCAGTGGCACTTAGGATTACCGTCGTCGCCTCGAACCTTCTTGCCAACTCGGCAATGACTGAAGCATATCCGTCCGGAGTGTAACGTTCCAGCGCTGGGTCATCAGCGAGAATGACCTTGTTCACGCCAAACCGCGCAATCTTCCCGGCCAGCTCGGCAATTCCCGACCCCACGACGACCGCAGCCAGCTCCTCCCTGTTATGCTCGGCAATCTTGTAGCCAACCAGCAATGCCTCGAACGCAACCTTCTTCAGGCTGCCTTCGCGCTGCTCTGCAAATACTAGTACCATTCAGAGACCTCCAGGGGTTCCTCCGGCGGTAGCCGGATAATCTGAGTCAGGACGGATTGTAGAACTTTGGCACTTGCTGTCAAGCGACGCTCTAAGCAGCAAGATACCGGTGGCAGATTACTCCGCCGTTTTCTTGTCCCAGAGTCAAATCCCATCTACAATCACTTGACCGACGGCCGGGCGAAGTCCAACCGCTGTCGGATCTTGCACCCTACCTCATTCGCTACCTGACGATGAACTTCGCAGTCTGCCTGAAATTCTGACCAGCGTCGAGCTGAACAAGATAGACCCCACTCGACAGACTCCTCACGTCGAGTGGGATTCCTACCCGCCGAGACTTAGCGACCAGTTGGCAGACAACTATACAGCGTCCGGCCGCATCACAGACCCTGACACTCACCGGTCCGGGCTTTGGCAGACTGCACATCAGCGTTGCCCGGCCACTTCCGATGGGGTTGGGTGACACGGTGAGCCGAATACTACCAAAGGCCGACCGGACCGCCATCTCTCCTCCTCGCATCGGCTGTCCGGCAGCGGCCTTCGCCCCAAATCTCGGCCCATACCGCCAAAACTCCCGAGTCTTGTTGCCCTTCAGCGCCCAGAGTGCATCGCGGCACGCAACCAGGTCTCCGCCGTACTTGACGTACTTCCTCTTGCCAGTTGACCCCACACTTGGCATCGTATCCAGCTCCTGCCAGGAATCGCCGTCCGGAAAGTACCAATAGAACTGCTGGGTATTCCCGCCCTTCAGTGCGTACAGGTGCTCATCAAACCACGCCCCAGCCGAACCATCCTTAGCTTTCTTTTTGCGCATTCG from candidate division WOR-3 bacterium encodes:
- a CDS encoding electron transfer flavoprotein subunit alpha/FixB family protein; translated protein: MVLVFAEQREGSLKKVAFEALLVGYKIAEHNREELAAVVVGSGIAELAGKIARFGVNKVILADDPALERYTPDGYASVIAELARRFEATTVILSATALGKDLASSVAARLETQLLQDCIGIEFDDRAELVATRPIYAGKALSRVKATGTKPLVISMRPRAVGQQCESERVGTVVAADVKPAQLRSTVAEIVKVVRETVELTEAEVIVSGGRGMKGPENFALLEELAKTIGAAVGASRAAVDAGWRDHQDQVGQTGKVVAPTVYIACGISGAIQHLVGMVNSRCIVAINKDPEANIFKVADYGVVGDLFKVVPLLTEEFRKLRQ